One part of the Macrobrachium rosenbergii isolate ZJJX-2024 chromosome 3, ASM4041242v1, whole genome shotgun sequence genome encodes these proteins:
- the LOC136828435 gene encoding LOW QUALITY PROTEIN: neurotrophin 1-like (The sequence of the model RefSeq protein was modified relative to this genomic sequence to represent the inferred CDS: inserted 1 base in 1 codon), with the protein MALALSVLLACVGVVLGSHPPPYGHPRPAYGHHQPSYKHSYCDPTATPTCAVNSTLNYCLEDEEYPEYEIKGAISGDHLFAKKYADIADQSADDLVDMVTKAQEEAFDYSYYTGASTGDSPYDATHWXGPEGYICPSDVAYARPRRAQNVEGKWRVIVNDVHYYTQTARLETCLFPEAACRALAPCYKSHCTQKYVYHRLLSFDPCDAYKGLFIDIYKLPSACSCHVPA; encoded by the exons ATGGCTCTAGCTTTG TCGGTACTTCTGGCGTGTGTTGGAGTGGTTCTTGGTTCTCATCCGCCGCCCTATGGCCACCCACGCCCTGCCTATGGACACCACCAGCCTTCCTACAAGCACTCCTACTGTGATCCAACAGCCACCCCTACATGTGCCGTCAACTCTACCCTCAACTACTGCTTGGAAGATGAAGAATACCCAGAGTACGAAATCAAGGGCGCCATCAGCGGTGACCATCTCTTCGCCAAGAAGTACGCTGATATCGCTGACCAGTCTGCTGACGACCTCGTAGACATGGTCACTAAGGCCCAAGAGGAAGCTTTCGATTACTCTTACTACACTGGGGCCTCCACCGGCGACTCCCCTTACGATGCCACCCACT GAGGCCCTGAAGGCTACATCTGCCCATCAGACGTAGCTTACGCCAGACCAAGACGTGCCCAGAACGTGGAGGGCAAGTGGCGTGTGATCGTCAACGACGTCCACTACTATACCCAGACTGCCCGTCTGGAGACCTGCCTGTTCCCAGAGGCCGCCTGCCGTGCCCTGGCTCCCTGCTACAAGAGCCACTGCACCCAGAAGTACGTCTACCACCGCCTCCTCTCCTTCGACCCCTGCGATGCTTACAAGGGCCTCTTCATCGACATCTACAAGCTGCCCTCAGCCTGTTCCTGCCACGTCCCCGCCTAA
- the LOC136828440 gene encoding neurotrophin 1-like yields MALLLSVFLACAGVALGHHPPAYGHHPPSYGHQPAYKHSYCDPTATPTCAANSTLNYCLEDPEYPEYEIKGAISADHLFAKKYADIADQSADDLVDMVTKAQEEAFDYSYYTGASTGASPYDATHWAGPEGYICPSDVAYARPRRAQNVEGKWRVIVNDVHYYTQTARLETCLFPEAACRALAPCYKSHCTQKYVYHRLLSFDPCDAYKGLFIDIYKLPSACSCHVPA; encoded by the exons ATGGCTCTTCTTTTG tcGGTATTTCTGGCGTGTGCCGGAGTAGCTTTGGGTCACCATCCTCCAGCCTACGGGCATCACCCTCCATCCTATGGCCACCAACCAGCCTACAAACATTCCTATTGCGATCCTACTGCCACTCCTACTTGCGCAGCCAACTCTACCCTCAACTACTGCCTGGAGGACCCCGAATACCCAGAGTATGAGATCAAGGGCGCCATCAGCGCTGACCATCTCTTCGCCAAGAAGTACGCTGATATCGCTGACCAGTCTGCTGACGACCTCGTAGACATGGTCACTAAGGCCCAAGAGGAAGCTTTCGATTACTCTTACTACACTGGGGCCTCTACCGGTGCCTCCCCATACGACGCCACCCACTGGGCAGGTCCTGAAGGCTACATCTGCCCCTCAGACGTAGCCTATGCCAGACCAAGACGTGCCCAGAACGTGGAGGGCAAGTGGCGTGTGATCGTCAACGACGTCCACTACTATACCCAGACTGCCCGTCTGGAGACCTGCCTGTTCCCAGAGGCCGCCTGCCGTGCCCTGGCTCCCTGCTACAAGAGCCACTGCACCCAGAAGTACGTCTACCACCGCCTCCTCTCCTTCGACCCCTGCGATGCTTACAAGGGCCTCTTCATCGACATCTACAAGCTGCCCTCAGCCTGCTCCTGCCACGTTCCAGCATAA
- the LOC136828446 gene encoding neurotrophin 1-like — MTSQPPALYIRQSRDEEKPESNRYSVQELSHSPTMALLLSVFLACAGVALGHHPPAYGHQRPSYGHQPAYKHSYCDPTATPTCAANSTLNYCLEDPEYPEYEIKGAISADHLFAKKYADIADQSADDLVDMVTKAQEEAFDYSYYTGASTGASPYDATHWAGPEGYICPSDVAYARPRRAQNVEGKWRVIVNDVHYYTQTARLETCLFPEAACRALAPCYKSHCTQKYVYHRLLSFDPCDAYKGLFIDIYKLPSACSCHVPA; from the exons ATGACGTCACAGCCCCCAGCTCTGTATATAAGGCAGTCACGGGATGAGGAGAAACCAGAGTCGAACAGATACTCGGTACAAGAGCTCTCGCACTCACCCACTATGGCTCTTCTTTTG tcGGTATTTCTGGCGTGTGCCGGAGTAGCTTTGGGTCACCATCCTCCAGCCTACGGGCATCAACGTCCATCCTATGGCCACCAACCAGCCTACAAACATTCCTATTGCGATCCTACTGCCACTCCTACTTGCGCAGCCAACTCTACCCTCAACTACTGCCTGGAGGACCCCGAATACCCAGAGTATGAGATCAAGGGCGCCATCAGCGCTGACCACCTCTTCGCCAAGAAGTACGCTGATATCGCTGACCAGTCTGCTGACGACCTCGTAGACATGGTCACTAAGGCCCAAGAGGAAGCTTTCGATTACTCTTACTACACTGGGGCCTCTACCGGTGCCTCCCCATACGACGCCACCCACTGGGCAGGTCCTGAAGGCTACATCTGCCCCTCAGACGTAGCCTATGCCAGACCAAGACGTGCCCAGAACGTGGAGGGCAAGTGGCGTGTGATCGTCAACGACGTCCACTACTATACCCAGACTGCCCGTCTGGAGACCTGCCTGTTCCCAGAGGCCGCCTGCCGTGCCCTGGCTCCCTGCTACAAGAGCCACTGCACCCAGAAGTACGTCTACCACCGCCTCCTCTCCTTCGACCCCTGCGATGCTTACAAGGGCCTCTTCATCGACATCTACAAGCTGCCCTCAGCCTGCTCCTGCCACGTTCCAGCATAA